The following coding sequences lie in one Mercenaria mercenaria strain notata chromosome 5, MADL_Memer_1, whole genome shotgun sequence genomic window:
- the LOC123556323 gene encoding proline-rich transmembrane protein 2-like, with protein sequence MENKGYDQQGPPPAYNQPPAVAYQGQPAGYQGQPAEGYQPQGYGQPPQTVVVTQTGPIVPRPPDYLIPSIVACFCFWPTGLFALKYALRANSLVGQGDMPGAQAASNTARTLMIVSIVVGVVWVGIVIILSATGTLETYSYRTHAYRTY encoded by the exons ATGgaaaataaag GATATGATCAGCAAGGTCCTCCGCCGGCCTATAATCAGCCCCCGGCAGTGGCTTACCAAGGGCAACCTGCCGGCTACCAAGGACAACCGGCAGAAGGGTATCAACCACAGGGATATGGCCAACCTCCCCAGACAGTT gtagTCACCCAGACTGGTCCAATTGTACCGCGGCCGCCTGACTATCTCATACCGTCTATAGTTGCCTGTTTTTGTTTCTGGCCAACTGGACTGTTTGCCCTaaaatatgctctgagg GCTAACTCCCTTGTCGGACAAGGGGACATGCCCGGCGCCCAGGCTGCATCCAATACGGCTCGAACTCTCATGATAGTCAGTATAGTCGTTGGTGTTGTCTGGGTAGGAATCGTCATCATCCTGTCAGCCACAGGGACTCTGGAAACATATTCCTACAGGACACATGCATACAGAACGTACTAA
- the LOC123556324 gene encoding dispanin subfamily A member 2b-like — translation MENKGYDQQGPPPAYNQPPAGAYQGQPAGYQGQPAGYPGQPGYGQPPQTVVVTQPVIATGPVVSRPPDYLIPSIFACFCCFWPTGLFAIYYSLRASSLAGQGDMSGAQAASNTARTLMIVSIVIGVVWVGIVIILSATGSLATTSYRTY, via the exons GATATGACCAGCAAGGTCCTCCGCCGGCCTATAATCAGCCCCCGGCAGGGGCTTACCAAGGGCAACCTGCCGGCTACCAAGGACAACCTGCCGGCTACCCAGGACAACCGGGATATGGCCAACCTCCCCAGACAGTC gtagTGACCCAGCCAGTGATAGCTACTGGTCCGGTAGTTTCGCGGCCTCCTGACTATCTCATACCGTCAATATTTGCCTGTTTCTGCTGTTTTTGGCCAACTGGACTGTTCGCCATATACTATTCCCTGAGG GCTAGCTCCCTCGCCGGACAGGGGGACATGTCTGGCGCCCAGGCTGCATCCAATACGGCTCGAACTCTCATGATAGTCAGCATAGTTATCGGTGTGGTCTGGGTAGGAATCGTCATCATCCTGTCAGCCACAGGATCACTGGCAACAACTTCCTACAGAACGTACTAG